GAAATGGAGAAAAGGGACAATTTCCAGCTGGTCTGTAAGGTACAGTGTTGCACTACATACAAATTCTAAAACATTATGCTTATGTTTATGCAAATATAATATGTGTTAATATATCTGTATGGGGTGTGTCTTTTCCAATAGAGGCATTTTGTGAACGTCTGCTTCTGGTTCATTCCACCCAGTCTGAGAGGGAAGGAGAACAGTGTAGATTACCAGGAACGGCTATCAAAGGTCAGCTTCTGTTAAATGTAGAATGAAAGAGAATTTAATTATTGCACATTGTTTTACTGCATGCCATTTTCAATCTACACCATCAGGTGGCGCCAGTCATCAAAGAGAGAATGGTTAAGCGTGGAACGATGATGGTGGGATACCAGCCTATGGACGAACACGTCAATTTCTTCCGTATGGTTGTTGTTTCACCTCAGCTGACCACCAAGGACATGGATTTCATTCTCGATGAGATGGAGGACCTGGGGAAGGACCTGTAATTAGTTGGAATTTGAATGGTGTACTACTATCCTGTTAGCTCTCGTCCTGTGACTTTTAAAATGTCCGATTATCTAAAGGTTGCTAAAACTTATAAATAGTACATAATACTGACTTCATTGATAAAGCATGCAGTACATTTTGCATCTACAGAGGTCATAAAGTGAATGAATCTCATAGATTCTGGCCCACATACTGTATAATACTGTGTAAAACTAGACtaagtttggaataattaagtttttttgtgtgttttttttaaagatgtcatTACGTCTCACCATGGCTCTATTTATTTGTTCAAAtatagtaaaacagtaatattgtgcaatattattacaattttattacaatattattacaatacaaaatgaatttttttctagtttaatatattttacattgtaatttattcctgtgatcaaagctgaatttttcagcatcatactccagtcttcactcatatgctgatttgctgctggagaaacatttcttttcatttcttttattatcaatgttgaagacattttactgcttaatatttttgtgaaacgTGATACACTTCCGTTGAATAGAATTATTTAGCAAGGACACATttaattgattaaaagtgacagtaaagacatataATGTTAATcatatttctatttaaaataaattatgttcttttgaCCTTTCTTTTCACTAAAGAATTTATTGATAAtaaacagaaatgttttttgagcagaaaatcatcatattagatttCTGGAGGATCACGTGACAGAATACTCGAGTAATGATGGTGAAGATTCAGCATTGcaccacaggaataaattacatttttaaattgttattttaaattgtaatacaattttaccttattactgtttttactgtattttggacaaataaatgcagccttggtgagcattacgacttctttaaaaaacctGGAAAAATCTCTtattattccaaacttttgattgGTACTGTAAGTATTTATTTCATTTGGCACACCTAATTCAGGTCTTAGGGTCTCCAACGAATGAGCAGACTATATAAATCAGGCATATTAAATAAGGACGGGGGGGCTCCAGGACCAGGATGGAAAACCACTGCTGAAACTGTCTGCCTGTAAACTCAAATGGGAAAAATGATTCACATGGCATAAAGCATTTCTGATTGGCTAAAATGTGGACCTCTATCCCCTTTACAGAGCCTAGGTCTGTCACAGAGATGCgtgtgaattttattttattttttaaaggacaCTCATTTCAGTGATATCTGTCAGATAGAGTAATTTTATGTGTGCTGTTTTAAAAAGTAGCTTTACATTTAAGAATGCACAAATTGAGAATTTGTTAAATAATTTGTGACTGTCATTTTGTTTAACACAATATAATGGTATATAGGTCATATATAGGTCAAAATGTGATAGAACGAATATTTTCCCTGAAGTTAAAAGctttattttgtcttttattttgctttgttttgcGATTTGTAGCCTACCAGTCTATGATTTGTACATTAAAACACGAATATTTGTCACTAAAACGTTTGTTTTATAaagaatataaaatacattttcacgTTTTCAAAGTCTAATTTCGGAAGAAGCTCAACATTTGCATTTTACACGTTAATAACAAAAAACCGGAAGTAGCTTGTTATCTGTTAACAGTATGGTGATCACGTGACAGGCACTCTCCCCAGAGAGGACTTCCGGTAACGTTTCCTGTGTTtgtaaactgaaaaaaaattgtCCGACAAGAAAATATTGGGCTACTGTACAAGAAGAAGAGTAAGGTAAAAACAAATACGTGCAGGCTGCggtgctgcatttatttaacctaTAACGGCATTTAGGGAAAGACTTAATCGCTCTAAAATGTGAAGTTAAATAGACGGTGAACTCACGCCCTGTTGGGATGTAGGATCAATGGAGGAGTTCACATCAGTAACAGTTTATGTGTTTACAGTTCAGACTGAAGAAGAGTGACTTTCACTCGGATGTCGAGGTTATGAATATCTGAATTCACGCCCTTTGTTGCTTTTAACCCGTTCAATCCTGAATTCTGTTCCACATACACAGGAAAGCATAAAACAATGCATCATTTACACCCTAAATTCAGACATCCTCTGACACATATTATTATATATGGTTCAGATATGTTTTTAATAGTTATTTCCGGTATCAGTTACGCTGTTTATAACCAATAGTAACGTCTAGACAATTGTAAACATGGGTTTGATAAGTTAATAAAGAAAACTAAATACATTTGGTACattcaaaaaaattaagtaaacgCTAAATCATTGtacttttatgttttaaatcaaatatttgTCTAATGATAACACTGCggaatgagcaatacatttgttacagtgtgTATTATGAATCTTCGTTACCGTTAGTTAAAGATATAACGGTTCATTACCGATTATTACCAAAACAAGACTTTGGTTTtgataatgtattagtaaatattaacatttattaatataagtAAATTAAGACTGTTAACAaattaaaccttattgtaaagtgttacagagAAATATgcataaatattacattttaataaaatagtaGCTGAACTCGTATTATTGATGATGAGTTTCATTGTTAGGTACAGAAATAGCTACaggtaaatgattatatttgtAAACACATTTAAGACAAGATCATTAAAACCTTTTTGTTGCTCAGACCTTCAACCTTTCAGATCATATCGCCAACTCAACTTTGACGAGGCCAGTGTTCTGTCGTGGTTACAGGAAAAAAGCCTAGTAGTTTACTTTTATATGGACTGTTATATGAACTATGATGTCATCTTGTGCCATGGCATTAATATATTGAGTGGCGCCGAACTGATAAAAAATGAAAGTATGTCCATTGTAATAGTCACTGGGTCTGAACAAGGTTAATACTTGCTTTAGAGTAGTTCACTTGAGAATAAACATTTTCTGATAATTTACCCACCGCCACGTCATCCAAGattttcatgtctttctttcttcagttgaaaagaaattaaggtttttgaggaaaacattctaGGATTTTTCTTCATATAGTGGACTTCAATGGGATATAACATTAATTCCTAATTAAGTCCTAATTCCATTTTCAATGCATTTTCAAAGGGCTCAGTACAATCCCATCTGAGgaataagggtcttatctagcaaaACGATAAAACCCAAAAATATAAAGAAATTAattatactttttaaccacaaatgTTTGTTGTGCACTGCAATATGCCACGTATTTCGTAGTCACGTTGTAAAGCTCACACATTAAGTGTTTACAAAGCAAACATGCAAAGTCAAATGCCTTTAACCAAAATAAAGGTGAAACAAGGATCTTGGACAGTTTTGAAGTTGGAGAAGAAAATGAGATGCCATTTTTCTCCCTACCGCGTTACTTTTGCCTATGCAACACGTGACCTTTCCAACTTGATGACGTAATGCGTGGTGCATTGCAGAGCAACGCAAAAcatttgtggttaaaaagtatcatcattatcattttttaaatgatgacTGATGCTTTTACTAGATAAGACCCTTGATCCTCAGCTTAGATCGTGTCAAGCCCTTTGAAGGTGAATTGAAAATGGAATTAGGACCTTCAACCTGTTGTACCCCATTGAAGTCCACTATATGGAGAAAggtcctggaatgttttcctcaaaaaccttCATTTCTTTTCGACCGAAGAAAGACAggcatgaacatcttggatgacgtGGTGGTCAGGACATTTTAATTGTGAAGTGAACTACGGTTTTAATTGGCATGCATAAATTGTGCTTATTAAGAAGCATGCCAAACTTCAAGGCAGTTTGTTTTATTATCTAAAATTACAGGTTAAATTAGTTATAATGGAGTGTATTACATCTATGCAGTTGCGTTCTTGTAAAGTTTGTTTTCTTTGGCTTGGTTTACTTTAGATTGCTTTCTGTTTGCCACATGATATGACTGATGCAATTTTATTTTCTATGTCCTGAAATTAATTTAACCTCCAGGACCTCCTGTTGTTTGCCAAATCCACTTACGAGACAAATAATGCTAATATTGGACATCACAATATTCACCCACTCACCTTGATCTATATGTCTTTTGATTTATTGCAATCATTTTGTGTACCGTCCATCCATGGCTTCCATGCCtcattttgttcattcatttaGCATTGTGTTCATCTGGATCTTCAAGGGTGAGTTAGTCAGACTAATGCACGGGGATAAGCAGTGGAAGGGAAGATGGTGGTTAAAATAAATCTGTTTTTTACTCCAGTGAATCCCAGAATCCGACCAGCCAAATCCAAAATCAACAGGGCATAGATGCTCGGATGTATTCCTACCATTTCAGTTTGACAGAACCAATGAGAATCCACCCCACTCGGTTTCAGTTTTGAGCTGGTTTGTTTCCAGATGTCATTTAGGGACTCTTGACGCCTGGAAATGTGACTAGCTGATGCCAAACTCTTATGGCTTTAAAAACACAGCCCTATAAGCCTATATAAACAAAATCTTGGCAATGCAGACATGGAAAATgtctgattctagcgaataaaAGCCGTGATTTGTCCACGGTTGACAACTTCTGTTAGTGGTGGGCTGGATGTGTGGCAACATCATAGACAGAGATGGATATTACCTTGGCTTTATATCCCCCCCTTCTGTTTCTAGGCTTGGCCCCCTGATGATTGGGGCTTGTGTGGTCTCTAAACATTCTCGCTGCCCAGAGCGAAGCTCTCTGtaccccaacacacacacacacactctcaccacAGCGATGTCACACCTTTCCAACAGCTCAGTACGAGATCACATGAAGTGggtcagtgttttttttctcttcttcattTGCATTTTCTGCATTTGTCCACATGTGTTTGAAAAAGAAGGCCTTCATTTTTCCTTTGCTTGACTTTTCTGTGTTTTAACGTTTTGTAATTCACTTTCACAGTCTGATGTCTGTGAGACTGGGCTTTTACACACAGTGTTTAATAGTAGCGGGGTAGATCCCACAAAATCTGTCAAGACATCTCTTGGTTAATTTGGGGAAAATTAAGCATTTTTAAGACCATTTAAGATTATATAGATGAGAAAATAGGGTAATATGTAAATGGAATAATAGTAATTAATGGGATAATTTTTGtgaatgtaaattatatttaatacaatttaCATTCACAAAAATTATCCCATTAttactattttatatatatatatatatatatatatatatatatatatatatatatatatatatatttgcttaATTGTTATAAAAATGTCTCATTGAAATAATCGTAATAATCCTAAAAgtagttttaatttttcttaatttttttgtttcaaaatattattactaCTTACTTAAATCATGTATTTTAGGATCATTAgaacaacattaataataaatgtaattattactATTACATTTTTCTATGTCAAAGTTCTTGACATAATTGCTCTGTGGCCTCTGAATGAATTTGACAGATCTTGACTGAACATTGTTAATAATGTCTTAAACTGGGTCACATTTGTGCCAGATTTCTAATTGTTTCAATTTCCAACCCATCAGAGTCATGactttgaaaaacatttttaaaagtgtatGTTTGTGGTTGTGTTTCAACACAGGCTGGGTTGCTGGGCTGTGAAGCGGTGCTTTCCAGCATGGCACTCATGCAGGCCGGCTCCATGTCCAGCCATAAGAAGATGAGCTCTCATCTGGGCCAGGGACAGAGAGAAAACAATCACAGCCAGAACCACAACCAGGACACCCACAGCCAACACGGCCACATGGTGCTGCCCTCAGGAGTCAGCTGCCCACCACTTGTAAGAGaaaaatacatatattacattgtgaaagaaagtcatatggatttgtaatgatttaaaaaaaaaaaattggtgaaTAATTAATTTAAGTGTTGAAAGTCTATACTCTGTAGCTAATGCATTATGCAGTGGATAAAATCATTTGCTAAATTCACAAATGTACACTATTATTCAAAAAGTTCTGAAAAGTATgatctttttttaaaactttcatTCAGCAAagaaggatgcattaaattgattgaAAGTGACGGTAAAGACACTCATACTGTTATGAAAGAATTTGCTTTTTAAAAAGAATTTCAAATAATGGCTAAAGATGTATAAtggattacaaaaaaataaagcagtaacacattgatgataataataatacatttttcgtCATCCACGAATCAGcacatttctgaagaatcatttGGCACTGAAtaaattttactgtattttcatCAACTGAATGCAGTCTCTGGGTTAACACAAGAGATTCcttctaaaaacatttttaaaatttgtaCAGTCAGACTAGGGTCCAGTTCTTGCCAGTTACTAACTATttactatgacttttgcctcataAACTCCTaatcactgcttattaatagtaaggtagtttttaagtttatatattagggatgtagaatatggtcatgcagaataaggcattaatatgtgctttataagtatttatacacagccaatatcctagtgaCATAGTTAATAGCGAGAACTGGACCTGGACTGGACTTTTACAGAACTTCTGAAACTGTGTACTGACTTAATGTGACTGTTTACATCAAATAGCTTCATACTTTACAAAACCGGTGACCTATATTCTCTGTTTTTGGGCAGCTCATCCGCAAGGATGGAGAGTTTCACTCATCCAGGCTCCTGGATGAAAAAAACATGCAAGCCAGACAGAACTTGCAGCCAAAGAAGAAGAACAGGAAGTCTGGACTTCCCACCAAAATGAGAGAAAAGCCCCAGGCATGCGTTCAAGTCTGTCTGCAGTGTTGCCCTGCGAGTTTGCCTGTTTATCACATTTACACTCTTGAATACGTATCCTGACTTAATGCTCTTTTCTTCTGTATGTGATGTGAAGGTGGAGATTCCTGAGGTTAATGACGATAACTCACTCAGCTCTCAAGTGCAGAAGAATTTCATTTGTGAGCACTGCTACAGTGCTTTCCGCAGTAGTTACCATCTCAAACGGCACATTCTCACCCATACGGGTACGCCATGAGCCTTTCAGCTCTCACATCATCTTACGTTTCATACAAAAAGATGCATGGAGTAAATGTGTGTACATCTGTGTGTGTTCCAGGGGAAAAGCCATTCGGCTGTGATATGTGTGACATGAGGTTTATTCAGCGCTACCACCTGGAGAGGCATAAGCGTGTTCACAGCGGTGAGAAGCCTTATCAGTGTGACCGCTGCCAACAGGTGAGACGTGACAAACACAGGCAGCTGTATTCACAGAGAGCTTGCTATTTGCTTATTACATTCATAAAATGTATGTCTTTATGATAGTACAACGACCGGCATCATAATGGGAGCTTAGCGTTGTGCAGGCTGCAGCAAATGACATTCACAGCCTATTTTACCTTTGTAATATGGCATATATCTAAGTGAAAAAGGATATTCAAGGAGAAATAATGTAATTTCATTTATCAGGAATCAATTTGATCATGAAAAGTTGCTATTTTCCCAAAAACGATAGAGGTGGTTTAAGGGGAGGAGCTAAAAAATGAGATgctagctaaaaaaaaaaagttgtttaagAGTTAAAGCAAGATTTACAATGACACATTAATCCATATTTATTTGGAAAATGATGTGCACTGGATAAATTGTGCACAGTAAGACCAGAAACATAAATGAAGAAAGTAAGTAAATATGGTCAGACTTGATTTCATGACATTTCATGTGAATTTTACCTTCATCTTATTGCTGCTGTCATTGTGACAGCATATAATTAACAAAACCATCTTAATGCTTGAACTTTTATGAGTGATTATGACTAATTTATGTCAGATTTAGCTATGTCAGATCAGTGAACTAtgaaagttatttttatttattcatttgtaCTGTTTTCTAAGTATTAACGATTAAGTTTAAGATTATGCAGACCTTTATGGTTGCGAGTCATTAATCTGACTGATGAAACCTGAGATGATTAGTCAACCATTAAAGTATGAATTTGATGTATACTGTAGGactaaataatatttacatATGCAGTTCATAGGGACATAATGTATTACAGCATGAACAAATATTTAAACCTATGACATTTTTATCTCCTGTTCTAAAGAAAAAAGACGGAATAATAAGACTTAGAACTGTGAGATTTAAACTTGAAATTGCTAGAAAAAATGTGCACTTACACAAATGTTCAAAAGTTGGGGGTCAGTAAGAAATGTAATACTTTCTTTTTAACAAAGATGCATTACATTTACCAAAACTGACAGTAAAGTCattaataatgttacaaaatatttctatttcaaataaattattttgaaatttttactgaataaatgtgtcactgtttccacaaaaataaagCAGTAACCTtctaacattgataataataataatgtttcctgagcagcaaatcatcatattatagTCATTTCTGAAGAGTCATGGGACCCTGAAGGCTGGAGGAATgaagctgaaaattcagctttgctgaataataaattatcaggaataatttacattttaaaatatagtgaaaggttattttaaattgtaatatttctaaTGTTGTTAAATTGATTATTCACATCTAAAGTAAAAGTTTGTGtatacataatatatttttgcgtACTGTGtgtaattatgtatttatttattcatttatttatttttttaaacttttttgatTGGTaagtataattataaaaatataaacattacaaatatttctgaccccaaacttttaaacagtatattgtatttttatattaaatgcacACTGAAATTCATATATCAATATACATATTGATTACAGAAGTAAGGAGCCAAACAATTACagtatttacaacaaaataacaCTAAATGGACTCTGGGAATCAGTGAATcattgaatcagtgaatcaatgaATCAGTTCATTTAAAAGCACGTCCAAAAGAACCAGTTCAGGTTTTTCTCTTGTCAAAAATGAGACTAACGGCGAACCCCTTTTATCACACAGAACTTTTCAAGAACCGACCGGTTACTACGGCATCGACGTTTGTGTGCTGTGGGCATCCCTAAAGAGGAGAACCAGCCGTGCTGTGAGGGACGGTCATATTCTCAGGACCCCTCCCAGCACACGGCGTCCTGGAGCCCACTGCAGACAAACAACAGCAGGCTGGCGGTCTAACAGCCTTTCGATCGCGCGTACAAACCTCTTCCCAGCAAACACAATGGACTCGCTGCGGCCAACACGACCTGAACGGGGGGTTTGAACCTGTAAGCTGTTTAAAGACTCCAATACGTCCAACTCTGATCCATGCGGCTCAACCCCAGTGGACTCCTTTATACTGGTTGGACTCTGGGAAAtagcatttttatttgtattttttgatGACACTGTGATCAGCAGTCGGGTTAGTTGTACATTCAGTCCAGGCAATAATGACTTCTGTTAGTTTAGAATCACTTCCTTTTGTAGTTCCCTTGGATCACTGTAGATTGTTGGGACTCTCAGTGTTACAATATTAACCTGTGAACAACTTGAGCCATAGCAGGTGGCCTTTGCGATCAGTGAAGTTAGCCGTAGTGACAGTAGATGCATTCTGATAGAGTACGTTTTCTCAGTGTGCAAATCAATTATTCATTTCCTATTCTCATTAAATACTGTGATAACAGCTCGTGACCGTTGACCATTTTACACAGGCTTTTTACGGTTTTAGCAGAAACATCTGGACCATCATCCATCCTACTTCCACAGGAGAGCTCATTTTTTGTGGGCCACATTATGGTGTCAAGCTTTTGAAGTTGGCCTTTC
This region of Pseudorasbora parva isolate DD20220531a chromosome 6, ASM2467924v1, whole genome shotgun sequence genomic DNA includes:
- the znf740b gene encoding zinc finger protein 740b, producing the protein MIGACVVSKHSRCPERSSLYPNTHTHTLTTAMSHLSNSSVRDHMKWAGLLGCEAVLSSMALMQAGSMSSHKKMSSHLGQGQRENNHSQNHNQDTHSQHGHMVLPSGVSCPPLLIRKDGEFHSSRLLDEKNMQARQNLQPKKKNRKSGLPTKMREKPQVEIPEVNDDNSLSSQVQKNFICEHCYSAFRSSYHLKRHILTHTGEKPFGCDMCDMRFIQRYHLERHKRVHSGEKPYQCDRCQQNFSRTDRLLRHRRLCAVGIPKEENQPCCEGRSYSQDPSQHTASWSPLQTNNSRLAV